A window of the Gemmatirosa kalamazoonensis genome harbors these coding sequences:
- a CDS encoding NADH:flavin oxidoreductase/NADH oxidase has product MATATLFTPIEVGGVRLANRIVIAPMCQYSAVDGCMTDWHLIHLGHLALSGAALLTIEATAVVPEGRITYADVGLWSDETEEAMGRTLESVRRWSRMPIAIQLAHAGRKASSEVPWKGGAHFPPDHPNGWQTVSASAVPYDERSYAPTALDAEGLARVRDGFVDAARRAARLGIDAVQLHGAHGYLLHQFLSPLANQRDDEYGGSLENRMRFPLEVFDAVRAAFPAERAVTMRVSGTDWADGGWDVEQTIAFARALEARGCAAVHVSSGGLTPHQRIPVGPSYQVPLARAVKQATSMPVVAVGLITDFEQAEAIVGTGDADIVAIARAILYDPRWPWHAAAHFGARVRAPNQYLRSQPRQFRDLFDMGE; this is encoded by the coding sequence ATGGCCACCGCCACGCTGTTCACGCCGATCGAGGTCGGCGGCGTCAGGCTCGCGAACCGCATCGTCATCGCGCCGATGTGCCAGTACTCCGCGGTCGACGGCTGCATGACCGACTGGCACCTCATCCACCTCGGCCACCTCGCGCTCTCCGGCGCGGCGCTGCTCACGATCGAGGCGACCGCGGTGGTCCCCGAGGGGCGCATCACGTACGCCGACGTCGGCCTCTGGTCCGACGAGACCGAGGAGGCGATGGGGCGCACGCTGGAGAGCGTCCGCCGCTGGTCGCGCATGCCGATCGCCATCCAGCTCGCGCACGCCGGGCGCAAGGCGTCGAGCGAGGTGCCGTGGAAGGGCGGCGCACATTTCCCACCCGACCACCCGAACGGCTGGCAGACGGTCTCCGCGTCGGCCGTGCCGTACGACGAGCGCTCGTACGCGCCGACCGCGCTCGACGCCGAGGGGCTCGCACGCGTGCGCGACGGGTTCGTGGATGCGGCGCGCCGCGCCGCGCGGCTCGGCATCGACGCCGTGCAGCTCCACGGCGCGCACGGCTACCTGCTGCACCAGTTCCTGTCGCCGCTCGCCAACCAGCGCGACGACGAGTACGGCGGCTCGCTCGAGAACCGCATGCGCTTTCCGCTCGAGGTGTTCGACGCGGTGCGCGCGGCGTTCCCGGCGGAGCGCGCGGTGACCATGCGCGTCTCCGGAACCGACTGGGCGGACGGCGGATGGGACGTGGAGCAGACGATCGCGTTCGCGCGCGCGCTCGAGGCGCGTGGCTGCGCCGCGGTGCACGTCTCCAGCGGCGGCCTCACGCCGCACCAGCGCATCCCCGTCGGGCCGAGCTATCAGGTCCCGCTCGCCCGCGCCGTGAAGCAGGCCACGTCGATGCCCGTCGTCGCGGTCGGGCTCATCACGGACTTCGAGCAGGCCGAGGCGATCGTCGGCACCGGCGACGCCGACATCGTCGCGATCGCGCGCGCCATCCTGTACGACCCGCGCTGGCCCTGGCACGCCGCCGCCCACTTCGGCGCCCGCGTCCGTGCGCCGAATCAGTACCTGCGCTCCCAGCCGCGGCAGTTCCGCGACCTGTTCGACATGGGCGAGTGA
- a CDS encoding GNAT family N-acetyltransferase, translated as MNVTHHPDARRFVVDLPDGPAYLAYEPLGRDTLDLQHTIVPEAEQGQGVGTALVEAAFEHARANGLRVVPSCPFVEEWLGDHPEQLDVVASGE; from the coding sequence ATGAACGTGACTCATCACCCCGACGCGCGCCGCTTCGTCGTCGACCTTCCCGACGGGCCCGCCTATCTCGCGTACGAGCCGCTCGGCCGCGACACGCTCGATCTCCAGCACACCATCGTCCCCGAGGCCGAGCAGGGGCAGGGCGTCGGCACCGCGCTCGTCGAGGCGGCGTTCGAGCACGCGCGCGCGAACGGGCTGCGCGTCGTGCCGAGCTGCCCGTTCGTCGAGGAATGGCTCGGCGACCACCCCGAGCAGCTCGACGTCGTCGCGAGCGGCGAGTAG